The genomic stretch GCTAGGAGTGATACACTGTCAGGAAAAGTTGATGATGATATGTCACCACCTGATACACTGTCAGGAAAAGTTGATGATGATATGTCACCACCACGGCGGAGACAAAAGCACCGCAATTCTCCTCCACATGAAGTGGATCTACAAGCCTCTCCAAATGCACATGATTTAGACCTTTCTCCACCAAGGAAGTCACGGCATCGGTCGCCTGTCATAGAACAGAGGCAAAAGACTGGTTTGGTTACTGGCAAGGATGTCAAGGATGAAATTGctaaaacaaagaaagaagagTGGATGAGGTAATGTTTTCCCTTACATGTCAAGGGAAAAGTAATATCACTAAATTTTGGGATTGGAATTTGGGCCTGTCCCTTTGGTGAATGGATTGTCTTATGGGTCACCAGTTAATCTAATGTTATGGGTTTCTATTCTTATAGGTTTAAAGAGCTGGACGCTGCAGTTAGTGGTCGAGGTGCTGAACCAGTATATCGTGATAAAGTAACAGGTTAGgcagaataatggaaacaaattttcACTTAACCATGTACTTTTGTGGTGTAATCTCACTTTTAAATGCTGCAGGGGAACGGCTGTCAAAGGAAGAGTACTTGCAGTCtcagaaaaagaaagagaaggagaagCCTAAGGTACTGTCCTTCTGTACTATAATATCACAGGATTGCATTATAGCATGGGATTAGATGCTGATCGATGAATAGTTCTTTTACATTTCTCTTTTCGGGGAGTTATTACACTGTCTCTTACTACTGTGAAGTACATATTTACTGGTTTTGGTTCTTGAAATTATAACAAGCTATACCTGGACAATTTCTTGGAAAGGGGCTTAGCTTGGCACTACTCTAAGCCCTAAATCTGCAATCCTTATTATCAAACCTGCCACATGTATCTATGGGGTTATTGGTCCATTCCCTACACTAATGCACTCAAATATCGTATAAGTCACAGAGAACATAAGAGTGAATTGTCTTTAAAAACCAAAGGAACCAAGGTGGACGCACTGCAAATTATAAGTTAGGTCAGGGCAGATTTCACTAGTTATGCTTTGTCAACTATGTTTAGGTCCTGTAACTGTACATTATTTCTATCATTGGCATTGTTATTATACGACCAGGTTTACCCAATAACAAGGAAAGTTGAAATAAATAGATGCAATTTGTTGGCCAAAGAGGATGGCTTTTTGTTGTTCATATTAAGAATTAACTATACATTTGAATGAATGGACCTCCTATTCAgctaaaaataatttgttttaccTATCATCTACTCATCTATTATTGCATGTTCCTTTTGGTTTACTCTATTCATTAGATGATTTACCATATCTTTTCAACAGGAAATAAAGCTGGAATGGGGTAAAGGTTTGGCTCAAAAGCGTGAGATGGAGGCTAGACTTCAAGAATTGGAAAGTGAGAAGGAGAAACCATTTGCACGGAGCAGGTAAAGTTCTAACCAGCATGCTTTTACTTGatagtttattatttttcagCGAACATTCCTTgtcataaattcaaaatttcttcttctaaatcagTAAATCCTTTACCTGTATGTCTGATGCACTTTTCTTTCCAGAGATGACCCTGAACTGGACAATATGCTGAAGGACAGGTTGAGATGGGGTGACCCCATGGCACATTTAGTGAAGGTGATAAACACTCTTTCTCTCATGCACTGCTGATGACATTTTCTATTAACTAGAGTTGGCTGTTGCACTTTGCAGTAAAATGAATTGATGATTTACGTGTTGAATGTTGCAGAAAAAGAGAGCGGAGCAGGTTTTGCCTGACCTCGGTGCAGATGACAAAATGAAAGAATCAGGTTTTATAATTCCACAAGAAATTCCCCCTCACAGCTGGATACGCAGAGGCTTGGATGCAGCACCCAATCGCTATGGTATCAAACCAGGACGGCACTGGGATGGGGTTGACCGCAGTAATGGTAATGTTCACTTCCATTGCTTACtgaattttattgtttctaCTTCATCATACAAAGTATGTCAGGGGAGTCCAAAACCAACTGTCTAATGGATGCGTAATGTTTctgcatttttaatatattaaaccCGAATTTGTTTTTGACAtgaatttactaaaaaaaaaaatgcattatgaATTTACTTGCAATATTTACTGTGTATTGCTACATCTCTTGTAGGTTATGAGAAACAAATGTTTAAACGTACGAATGAGAAGCAGGCGACTGAAAGAGAGGCATATCTTTGGTCTGTTGCTGACATGTGAGGCGCCCTTGTTACCGCAATCTACAGTAATTTTTCAGGGCAACGGATTGTACAACTGATTTACTGATTTAGTTCTACCTGTGTACTAACAGTGTATGATGGTTATATACttattattgaacatttggcttaaac from Ipomoea triloba cultivar NCNSP0323 chromosome 12, ASM357664v1 encodes the following:
- the LOC116000257 gene encoding BUD13 homolog isoform X2 — protein: MVAPSSDSTSLKEYLKKYESGYEEEKKKKKKKKKAKTDISGVIIVDEDPVWQKPVTIDEEEDDSADEEKPLVDEDIDVKRMKRLEELRAKRPFGAISEDGSGWVSVSDAPKNLNSDVQNLDLSPLRKGIARNDSPSPEPKLNPSSTVDVDISPPRKRRARYDTPSPEPQDNDLSPPRKRSARSDTLSGKVDDDMSPPRRRQKHRNSPPHEVDLQASPNAHDLDLSPPRKSRHRSPVIEQRQKTGLVTGKDVKDEIAKTKKEEWMRFKELDAAVSGRGAEPVYRDKVTGERLSKEEYLQSQKKKEKEKPKEIKLEWGKGLAQKREMEARLQELESEKEKPFARSRDDPELDNMLKDRLRWGDPMAHLVKKKRAEQVLPDLGADDKMKESGFIIPQEIPPHSWIRRGLDAAPNRYGIKPGRHWDGVDRSNGYEKQMFKRTNEKQATEREAYLWSVADM
- the LOC116000257 gene encoding BUD13 homolog isoform X1; this encodes MVAPSSDSTSLKEYLKKYESGYEEEKKKKKKKKKAKTDISGVIIVDEDPVWQKPVTIDEEEDDSADEEKPLVDEDIDVKRMKRLEELRAKRPFGAISEDGSGWVSVSDAPKNLNSDVQNLDLSPLRKGIARNDSPSPEPKLNPSSTVDVDISPPRKRRARYDTPSPEPQDNDLSPPRKRSARSDTLSGKVDDDMSPPRKRRARYDTPSPEPQDNDLSPPRKRSARSDTLSGKVDDDMSPPRRRQKHRNSPPHEVDLQASPNAHDLDLSPPRKSRHRSPVIEQRQKTGLVTGKDVKDEIAKTKKEEWMRFKELDAAVSGRGAEPVYRDKVTGERLSKEEYLQSQKKKEKEKPKEIKLEWGKGLAQKREMEARLQELESEKEKPFARSRDDPELDNMLKDRLRWGDPMAHLVKKKRAEQVLPDLGADDKMKESGFIIPQEIPPHSWIRRGLDAAPNRYGIKPGRHWDGVDRSNGYEKQMFKRTNEKQATEREAYLWSVADM